CCGCGCTCGCAGGAACCCTCGATCTGTCCTACAATGGCGGCGATCCGATCAGCGAAGAAACGAGCAGGCAATGACGCACGATCTTTCCGAGCACACCCACGCGGTATCTATCGCCCGCGTGCAGTTCGAGCACCTGCGCGAGCCGCTGGGCGTGGGCACGGCCACCCCGCGCATCTCGTGGGTGGTGGATGCGGCGGCCCCCGGCTGGAGCCAGGCGGGCTACGAGCTGGCCAGCTTCGGGCCGGGCGGCGAGCCGCGCGACCAGCCCGCGCGGGCCGAGTCGGGCGAGTCGGCGCTGGTGGCGTGGCCCTTCGCGCCGCTGCGCCCGCGCGAGCGCGTGGCCGTGCGCGTGCGGGCCTGGGGCCAGGATGGCCAGCCCACGCCGTGGAGCGCGCCCGCCGCCGTAGAGGCCGGGCTGCTGCGCCCCGAGGACTGGGATGCCCAGTTCATCGCGGCCCCATGGGATGAGGACACCAGCCAGCCCCAGCCCGCGCCCATGCTGCGGCGCGCGTTCGCCGTGCGGGCGGGCGTGGCGCGGGCCAGGCTCTATATCACCGCGCTGGGCGTCTACGAGGCCAGCATCAACGGCGCGGCGGTGGGCGACCACGTGCTCGCGCCCGGGTGGACCAGCTACGGCGAGCGCGTGCTCTACCAGAGCTTCGACATCGCCCCGCTGCTGCGCGAGGGCCAGAACGCCATCGGCGCGCTGCTGGGCGACGGCTGGTACCGTGGGCGGCTGGGCTTCGGCGGCGGGCGGCGCAACTGCTACGGCGAACGGCTGGCGCTGCTGGCCCAGATCGAGATCGACTACGCCGACGGCAGCGCCGAGCGGATCGTGACCGACGGCGCGTGGAAGGCGGCCAGCGGCCCCATCCTGTCCAGCGACATCTACGACGGCGAGACCTACGACGCCCGCCTGGAGCAGCCCGGCTGGGACAGCCCCGGCTTCGACGACAGCGGCTGGCAGCCCGCCGCGCCGCTGGCCCGCGACCTGGCCGCGCTGGAGGCCCCGCTCGGCCCGCCGGTGCGCCGCACCCAGCTGGTCGAGCCAGCGCGGATCTTCACATCGCCCAGCGGCAAAACGCTGGTGGACTTCGGGCAGAACCTGGTGGGGCGGCTGCGCATCCGGCCCGAGGGCCAGGCGGGCCGCACCATCACCCTGCGCCACGCCGAGGTGCTGGAGCACGGCGAGCTGGCCACCCGCCCGCTGCGCGTGGCCGAGGCCACCGACCGCTACACCCTGCGCGGCGGCGGGCCGGAGGAGTGGGAGCCGCGCTTCACCTTCCACGGCTTCCGCTACGCCGAGGTGGAGGGCTGGCCCGGCGAGCTGCGCCCCGACCAGATCTGCGCCGTGGTCTGCCACAGCGACATGGAGCGCACCGGCTGGTTCGCGTGCTCCGACCCGCTGCTCAACCGCCTGCACGAGAACGTGGTCTGGAGCATGCGCGGCAACTTCCTCTCCATCCCCACCGACTGCCCCCAGCGCGACGAGCGCCTGGGCTGGACCGGCGACATCCAGGTGTTCGCGCCCACCGCCAGCTTCCTGTACGACTGCGCCGGGTTCCTCGGCTCGTGGCTGCGCGACCTGGAGATCGACCAGCGGGCCATGGGCGGCGTGGTGCCCTTCACCGTGCCCAACGTGCTGCCGCAGGACAGCCCGTGGGGGCCGCAGCCGCCCGCCGCCGCCTGGGGCGACGCCGCCGCGATCGTGCCGTGGGTGCTGTACCAGCGCTTCGGCGACGCGGGCGTGCTGGCCCAGCAATTTGAAAGTATGCGCGCCTGGGTGGACACCATCGCCGCAGCGGCGGGCGAGCGGCGGCTGTGGGACACCGGCTTCCAGTTCGGCGACTGGCTCGACCCCGCCGCCCCGCCCGAGCGCCCCGCCGAGGCCCGCACCGCGCCCGCCATCGTGGCCACCGCCTACCTGGCCCGCAGCGCCGAGGTGGTGGGCCGCAGCGCCCAGGTGCTGGGCCGCGCCGAGGATGCCGAGCGCTACCTGGGCCTAGCCGCCGAGGTCCGGCAGGCCTTCGCCGCCGCCTACGCCGCGCCCGACGGCCACATGAGCAGCGACGCCGCCACCGCCTACGCGCTGGCCCTGGCCTTCGGCCTGCTGCCCAGCGCCGAGCAGCGCCAGCGCGCCGGGCAGCGCCTGGCCGCCCTAGTGCGCGAGGAGGGCCACCGCATCGGCACCGGCTTCGTGGGCACGCCGCTGGTGTGCGACGCCCTGTGCGAGGCGGGCGCGCTTGAGGACGCCTACGCCCTGCTGATGCAGCGCGAGAACCCCTCGTGGCTCTACCCCGTGACCATGGGCGCGACCACCATCTGGGAGCGCTGGGACAGCATGCTGCCCGACGGCTCGATCAACCCCGGCGAGATGACCTCGTTCAACCACTACGCCCTGGGCGCGGTGGCCGACTGGCTGCACCGCACGGTGGCGGGCCTCGCGCCCGACGCGCCCGGCTACCGCCGCATCCGCATCCAGCCGCTGCCGGGCGGCGGCCTCACATCGGCCAGCGCGCGCCACGCCACGCCCTACGGCATGGCCGCGTGCAGCTGGCAGCTCGCGGGCGGCACGCTCACCGTCGAGGCCACGGTGCCACCCAGCACCGCCGCCACCGTCGCGCTGCCCGGCGGCCAGCCCTTCGAGGTCGGCCCCGGCCAGCACCGCTGGCAGGTGGCGTACGAGGAGGACGATTAACCACCAAGGCTCCAAGACACCAAGGGAACGAAAGAACTAATTCACCACCAAGACGCGAAGACACGAAGGGAAAAGGGAGACCCGTTCACCACCAAGACACCAAGGCACCAAGGGCAACAAAAGGGCAGGAACCTGCGCACCGCCCAACCCCACCCACCCGGCCCATCCGGCGAAGGTGCCGCTAGCGTTTTGATGGCCATATGCACCAACACCAGCCGCCAGAAAACAGCATAGGAACGCCCCAAATTGGGGTTCGAAGGGGCATCGCCCCTCGCGGGGGTTCCGGGGGCTGGCCCCCGGACGCCGCCCGCGCAGGGCATCCACCCACCAACCGAGCAGAACCGATTCACCACGAAGGCGCGAAGACCCGAAGGGAACGAAAGAACCAGCGCCGCCCGCGCGATACCGACCTGCAGACCCGCTTTCTACGACAGAAAGGCACTGCCATGAAGCACGCATTCCCCGCCACCGACCGCACCCGCGAGAGCTACGCCCTCGCCCGCGAGCGCTACGCCAGCCTCGGCGTCGACACCGAGCAGGCCCTCGCCGCCCTCGCCAGCGTCAGCATCAGCCTGCACTGCTGGCAGGGCGACGACGTCGCCGGGTTCGAGAACCCCGGCGGCCCGCTGGGCGGCGGCATCGCCGCCACCGGCAACTACCCCGGCAAGGCCCGCAGCGCCCACGAGCTGCGCGCCGACCTCGACCAGGCCTACCGCCTCATCCCCGGCGCGCACCGCCTCAACCTGCACGCCATCTACGCCGAGACCGAGGGCCGCCCCGTGCCCCGCAACGAGCTGCGCCCCGAGCACTTCGCGGGCTGGGTCGAGTGGGCCAGGGCGCGCGGCCACGGCCTCGACTTCAACCCCACCTGCTTCTCGCACCCCCTGGCCGAGGGCGGCATGACCTTGGCCAGCCCCGACCCCGCCACCCGCCAGTTCTGGGTCGAGCACTGCATCGCCAGCCGCCAGATCGGCGCGTCGTTCGGGCGCGCGCTCGGCACGCCCTGCGTCACCAACATCTGGGTGCCCGACGGCATGAAGGACACCCCCGCCGACCGCGCCGCGCCCCGCCAGCGCCTGCGCGAGTCGCTCGACCGCATCCTGGCCGAGCCGCTTGACCGCCGCCACAACCTCGACGCCGTCGAGAGCAAGCTGTTCGGCATCGGGGCCGAGAGCTACACCGTCGGCTCGCACGAGTTCTACATGGGCTACGCCATGGCCAATGGCATCCTGCTGTGCCTCGACAGCGGCCACTTCCACCCCACCGAGTCGCTGGCCGACAAGATCTCGGCGGTGCTGCTGTATGTCGACGAGCTGCTGCTGCACATCAGCCGGGGCGTGCGCTGGGACAGCGACCACGTGGTGGCGCTGGGCGACGAGACCCAGGCCATGCTGCGCGAGGTGGTGGCGGGCGGCTACCTTGGCCGCGTCCACATCGGGCTGGATTTCTTC
This portion of the Chloroflexia bacterium SDU3-3 genome encodes:
- a CDS encoding Bacterial alpha-L-rhamnosidase produces the protein MTHDLSEHTHAVSIARVQFEHLREPLGVGTATPRISWVVDAAAPGWSQAGYELASFGPGGEPRDQPARAESGESALVAWPFAPLRPRERVAVRVRAWGQDGQPTPWSAPAAVEAGLLRPEDWDAQFIAAPWDEDTSQPQPAPMLRRAFAVRAGVARARLYITALGVYEASINGAAVGDHVLAPGWTSYGERVLYQSFDIAPLLREGQNAIGALLGDGWYRGRLGFGGGRRNCYGERLALLAQIEIDYADGSAERIVTDGAWKAASGPILSSDIYDGETYDARLEQPGWDSPGFDDSGWQPAAPLARDLAALEAPLGPPVRRTQLVEPARIFTSPSGKTLVDFGQNLVGRLRIRPEGQAGRTITLRHAEVLEHGELATRPLRVAEATDRYTLRGGGPEEWEPRFTFHGFRYAEVEGWPGELRPDQICAVVCHSDMERTGWFACSDPLLNRLHENVVWSMRGNFLSIPTDCPQRDERLGWTGDIQVFAPTASFLYDCAGFLGSWLRDLEIDQRAMGGVVPFTVPNVLPQDSPWGPQPPAAAWGDAAAIVPWVLYQRFGDAGVLAQQFESMRAWVDTIAAAAGERRLWDTGFQFGDWLDPAAPPERPAEARTAPAIVATAYLARSAEVVGRSAQVLGRAEDAERYLGLAAEVRQAFAAAYAAPDGHMSSDAATAYALALAFGLLPSAEQRQRAGQRLAALVREEGHRIGTGFVGTPLVCDALCEAGALEDAYALLMQRENPSWLYPVTMGATTIWERWDSMLPDGSINPGEMTSFNHYALGAVADWLHRTVAGLAPDAPGYRRIRIQPLPGGGLTSASARHATPYGMAACSWQLAGGTLTVEATVPPSTAATVALPGGQPFEVGPGQHRWQVAYEEDD
- a CDS encoding L-rhamnose isomerase: MKHAFPATDRTRESYALARERYASLGVDTEQALAALASVSISLHCWQGDDVAGFENPGGPLGGGIAATGNYPGKARSAHELRADLDQAYRLIPGAHRLNLHAIYAETEGRPVPRNELRPEHFAGWVEWARARGHGLDFNPTCFSHPLAEGGMTLASPDPATRQFWVEHCIASRQIGASFGRALGTPCVTNIWVPDGMKDTPADRAAPRQRLRESLDRILAEPLDRRHNLDAVESKLFGIGAESYTVGSHEFYMGYAMANGILLCLDSGHFHPTESLADKISAVLLYVDELLLHISRGVRWDSDHVVALGDETQAMLREVVAGGYLGRVHIGLDFFDASINRVAAWAIGSRNVLRAAMIALLEPTARLRELEAEGDYTARLALMEELRGMPWGAVWDQFCERHDAPVGLSFLNEVRSYERSVLSQRS